The following coding sequences are from one Gossypium raimondii isolate GPD5lz chromosome 4, ASM2569854v1, whole genome shotgun sequence window:
- the LOC105780280 gene encoding protein SIEVE ELEMENT OCCLUSION B produces MDQHKTTAGALQTPMTGPINNPAALAQALLHNPGATQALNNNPTAAGNHGVTHKPHLNNPGVGQQLISYPGVGQQHINNPGVGQQLISYPGVGQQHISNPGVGQLMGVPGSGQGSINKPSTAQALMRSPSDSRALIRGDRGSMLSMSDDNVMMNQILTTHAPDGREFDVRPLLYLVEDILNRATQHVDFLVKGTLDQVELEERAQAANHIAMLEALTYTIDRIACELSYKALGGCDAHATTTAIFNLLSSYTWDAKLVISLSAFALNYGEFWLLAQIYSTNQLAKSMAVLRQLPSLLEHTAPLKPRFDALNSLIRTMMDVTRCVVQFRELPLKYISPDAPALATAMTHIPTAVYWTIRSMVACATQISSLTSAGHEFGISTTESWELSTLAHKLRNIYEHLKQQLNYCYKHIEERMDIEIYQMLLAIFDPNVLHIDNMKALKALIYDKDDKLPLLDGATKRQVSLDVLRRKNVLLLISSLEFSNDELAILEQIYNESRIHATRLESQYEVVWIPIVDHSIIPLPEEMQTKFENLQSTMPWYSVQDPLVIKKPVIRFIKEVWHFRTKPILVVLDPQGKVVSPNAIHMMWIWGSTAFPFTSLREEALWREETWRLDLLVDGIDPTVLTWVKEEKYIFLYGGDDIEWIRRFVNSARGVASASRIPLEMVYVGKSNKREQVKKVTGIINAEKLSNAWQDQAMVWFFWSRLESMLFSKIQLGRGDDQDPMLQQIKKLLSYGREGGWAVLSRGSNIAVNGHSSTVLPALGGYDEWKINVAEKGFDGAFKDYHDKLHDAAHPCCRFEFPNTIRIPENMRCPECPRLMEKYTAFLCCHDEQGIPGSLF; encoded by the exons ATGGATCAGCACAAAACAACCGCTGGGGCTCTTCAGACACCAATGACTGGACCTATCAACAATCCCGCTGCTCTTGCTCAGGCACTCCTCCATAACCCCGGCGCTACTCAAGCACTCAATAATAATCCAACTGCTGCTGGCAACCATGGTGTTACTCATAAGCCACACCTCAATAACCCTGGGGTTGGTCAGCAACTCATCAGCTATCCCGGAGTTGGTCAGCAACACATCAACAATCCTGGTGTTGGTCAGCAACTAATTAGCTATCCCGGAGTTGGTCAGCAACACATCAGCAACCCTGGTGTTGGTCAGCTCATGGGTGTTCCTGGATCTGGTCAGGGATCCATCAACAAACCTAGTACTGCTCAAGCACTGATGAGGAGTCCTAGTGATTCTCGGGCACTCATCCGGGGTGACCGTGggagcatgttaagcatgtcgGATGACAATGTGATGATGAACCAAATTTTGACAACTCATGCTCCTGATGGTCGAGAATTTGATGTCAGACCTCTTCTCTATTTGGTTGAGGACATCCTCAACCGCGCCACCCAACATGTTGATTTCCTTGTTAAG GGTACTCTAGATCAGGTTGAACTGGAAGAGAGAGCCCAAGCAGCAAATCATATAGCTATGCTTGAAGCTCTTACATATACTATTGATCGAATTGCATGCGAG CTATCATACAAGGCTCTGGGAGGTTGTGATGCACACGCAACAACAACTGCAATATTCAACTTGCTATCAAGCTATACGTGGGATGCTAAGCTAGTGATATCCCTATCAGCCTTTGCCTTGAACTATGGAGAATTTTGGCTTCTTGCTCAGATTTACTCCACAAACCAACTTGCCAAATCAATGGCAGTCTTGAGGCAACTGCCATCTTTGCTAGAGCACACAGCTCCTCTGAAACCTAGGTTTGATGCACTAAACAGTTTGATTCGGACAATGATGGACGTGACTAGATGTGTCGTGCAGTTCAGAGAGCTGCCATTAAAGTACATTTCTCCGGATGCACCGGCATTGGCCACTGCCATGACCCACATCCCAACTGCTGTATATTGGACCATCAGGAGCATGGTGGCTTGTGCAACTCAAATTTCCAGCCTTACTAGCGCGGGTCATGA GTTTGGAATATCAACCACAGAGTCATGGGAGTTGTCAACCTTGGCTCACAAGCTCAGAAACATATATGAACATCTAAAGCAGCAGCTGAACTACTGCTACAAACATATAG AGGAAAGGATGGATATTGAGATTTATCAGATGCTTCTGGCTATCTTTGATCCGAACGTGTTGCACATTGACAATATGAAAGCTCTCAAGGCCTTGATTTATGACAAGGATGATAAACTGCCCCTCCTTGATGGTGCTACAAAGAGACAA GTTAGCCTGGACGTGCTAAGAAGGAAAAATGTGCTCTTGCTCATTTCAAGCCTCGAATTCTCCAACGATGAGCTAGCAATTCTTGAGCAGATATATAATGAATCAAGGATCCATGCAACGAGGCTCGAGAGTCAGTATGAAGTCGTTTGGATCCCAATTGTGGATCATTCCATCATCCCATTGCCTGAAGAAATGCAAACCAAGTTCGAGAACCTACAAAGTACCATGCCATGGTACTCAGTGCAGGACCCTTTGGTCATAAAGAAGCCGGTCATCAGGTTCATCAAGGAGGTTTGGCATTTCAGGACAAAGCCAATCCTTGTGGTGCTTGATCCTCAAGGGAAGGTGGTTTCCCCTAATGCAATTCACATGATGTGGATTTGGGGAAGCACTGCTTTCCCCTTCACTAGTTTGAGAGAAGAAGCTCTTTGGAGGGAAGAAACATGGAGGCTTGATCTTCTGGTTGATGGAATTGACCCGACGGTCCTCACTTGG gttaaagaagaaaaatacaTTTTCTTGTATGGAGGGGATGATATCGAGTGGATAAGAAGATTTGTAAATTCAGCACGCGGTGTTGCATCTGCGTCTCGCATTCCTCTTGAGATGGTGTATGTGGGGAAAAGCAACAAAAGAGAGCAAGTGAAGAAAGTGACAGGAATTATCAATGCGGAGAAGCTTAGCAATGCTTGGCAAGATCAAGCCATGGTATGGTTCTTCTGGAGCAGGTTAGAGAGCATGTTATTTTCAAAGATTCAGTTAGGCAGGGGTGATGACCAAGACCCAATGCTGCAACAAATAAAGAAGCTGCTTAGCTATGGCAGAGAAGGTGGATGGGCAGTGCTTAGTAGAGGGTCTAATATAGCGGTGAATGGCCATTCCAGCACAGTTTTGCCTGCTTTGGGTGGTTATGATGAATGGAAGATAAATGTGGCTGAAAAAGGTTTTGATGGGGCATTCAAGGACTACCATGACAAGCTTCATGATGCTGCTCACCCTTGCTGCCGGTTCGAGTTTCCAAATACCATAAGAATCCCAGAGAATATGAGGTGCCCAGAGTGCCCCAGGCTCATGGAGAAATACACCGCTTTCCTTTGCTGCCATGATGAGCAAGGCATTCCAGGCTCACTATTTTAA